The nucleotide sequence GCGGCAGCCTGGGAGAGCGCCAGCACGGGCACCCGCTGCCGCAGCAGACGCATGGCGGGCAGCCGCCCCTTCTCCGCGACGGCGGCCCGGACCTCGTCGTGCAGCTCGTCCACGGCGGTCCGCACGACCTCTCCCCGGATGCGCACCCGGTAGTCGGTCTCCCACGCCCCCGAGGCCCAGGAGACGGCACCGACCGAGTGCAGCCCGCCGTCCATGCGGTCGACCAGGTACGGGCCTGCCCCGACCAACAGGAGAGCAGGGTCACGGGTCCGCAGGTACTCCGCGGTCGCCACGGAGACGATCCACGCCAGTTCATGCCGCACGGCCCGTGAGACGACCAGGTTCGGCGGCTGCCTCCCCAGCGCCGACTTCCGCCGGTACTCGCGTTCCAGCTCCTCCTCGACGATCCGCACCGCGGCATCCAGCTCGATCACGCGCCCAGCATCGCGGAGTGGCCCGCGCGGCGGCCACCGGGTTTACGGGGCCCGCGCCCGCTCTCCGTACTCATGGACCCGCTAGCATCCCCCCGCATGAACGACGACGTGCGCAACATCGTCCTAGGGGTCATAGCCGCGGGGGTCAGTGCCGCGCTGGGTTGGGTGGCTCGTACCTATCTGTGGCGGCGGAAGCTGCGGCGGAAGCAGGGGTTCTTCGGGTTGCCGGACAACTCGGAGTCGCTGTTCGTGGTGAACCGGGACCCGGCCGCCACCGAACCGGCGGTGCACCGCTTCGATGTGTTCGCGCTGCTGGAGCTGTCCGCGCTGATCAAGGACTGCGGGGCGCACCTGCAGTTGGTGACGCAGGACGTGCCGCACCAGGGGTTCGGCGAGCGCACCGAGTTCTGTGTGGGCGGCCCGGCGTCCAACCGGCGCATGCTGGCGCACATGTCGGCGATGCTGCCGGGGGTGCGGATGAACACCGAGAAGGAGAAGGGGCCGAACCGGGGCGCGTTCCGGATCGGCGGGGAGACCTACCGGATGGAGCCCGGCACGACCGAGTACGTGCTGCTGGCGAAGGTCTCGGCGGGGCGGCAGACGCGGCCGGTGTTCCTGTTCTGCGGGCAGCGGGCGATCACCAATCAGGCCGCGACCCGCTATCTGGCCCGCAACCACGAGCGGTTGGCCCGCAAGCACGGCTCGGGATCGTTCGTGCTGCTGCTGAAGGTGGTCAACTCCCAGGCGTACGGCCCCGACCTGGTGGAACTGGTCGCCGATGTCACGCGGGCGGCGCAGGCGCCGTTCCAGGAGACCGAGGAGACACCGGCAGCGGCGGCACCCGCCTCCTAGGGCGCAACACTCTTCAACAATTGTTACCCGTACGTAACTTACCCACGGGTTACTTGAGGTAAGAACAACCCACTACTGTCGGGTCACTTTCGCACTGGCACGCGTCAGGAGTGACCATGGCCCCCACCCGCAAACCCCTGCGCACCTGCGCCGTCGGCGCCCTCTCGGCGGCGCTGGTCGCCGGCGCGGTCGTCGGACTGGCTCCCGTCGCCCAGGCGGCCCCCGCCGTACGGTTCGTGGACATCCCCGGAGACGGGGGGACCGTACTGAAGGCGAACGTCGTCACCCCGGCCGGCGCGGGGAGCCATCCGCTCCTGGTGCTGCCGACGAGCTGGGGCCTGCCGCAGGTCGAGTACCTCGCCCAGGCCCGCAAGCTCGCCGACTCCGGCTATGTGGTCCTCACCTACAACGTGCGCGGCTTCTGGCAGTCCGGCGGCGAGATCGAGGTGGCCGGGCCGCCCGACCTCGCGGACGCCTCCAAGGTGATCGACTGGGCGCTGGCGAACACCCCCTCCGACCCGGACCGTATCGGCATGGCGGGCGTCTCCTACGGCGCGGGCATCAGCCTCCTCGCCGCCGCCCACGACAAGCGGATCAGGGCCGTGGCGGCGCTCAGCGGCTGGGCCGACCTGATCGGCTCGATCTACTCCGGCCGCACCCAGCACGTCCAGGCGGGCGCCCTGCTGGACGGCGCGGGCCTCGTCACCGGCCGTGAGAGCGCCGAACTGCGGAAGATCTTCGACAGCTTCTACGCCTCCGACCTCGCCGACGAGCAGAGCCTGATCGACTGGGGCGAGCGGCGTTCCCCCCTGACCTACCTGGACCGGCTGAACGCCAACAAGCCCGCCGTCATGCTCGCCAACGCCTGGAGCGACTCGGTCTTCCCGGCCAACCAGTACGCGAGCTTCTACGAGAAGCTGAGCGGCCCCAAGCGCCTCCAGTTGCGCCCCGGCGACCACGCCACCCCCGAGCTGACCGGCCTGTTCGGGCTGCCCAACGACGTGTGGCAGGACACCGGCCGCTGGTTCGACCACTATCTGCGGGGCGTGGACAACGGCGTCGACCGCGAGCAGCCGGTCCAGCTCCGCTCCCGCGGCGGCGGAGGTTACGAGGGCTACCCGGACTGGAAGTCGGTCGCCGCCACCGACCGCAAGATCGCGCTGGCGGGCAGCACCACCATCCACGCCAACGTCGACTCCGGGGCGGACGGCGGGATCGTCCTGCTCTCCGGCCTCCTGGACCAGGTCACCAAGCTGCCCCCGATGGCCTCCGTCCCGCTGCTCCCGCGCCGCTGGGCGGCCGTCTGGCAGTCGGAGCGGTACGCGGCCCCCCAGCGGGTACGCGGCACCGCCAGGCTGCACACCACGCTCACGCCGACCGCCGAGAGCGGCACCTTCGTGGCCTACCTCTACGACGTGGGCCCGCTCGGCATCGGCAAGCTGGTCACCCACGCGCCCCTGACCTGGCACGGCCGCACCCCGGGCGAGCCGTTCGGGGTGGATCTGGACCTGTTCTCCACGGCCTACGACGTCCCGGCCGGGCACCGGCTGGCCCTGGTGGCCGACACGGTCGATCCGCTCTACATCGAGCACAACCCGTCCGGCGCGCGGCTGACCTTCTCCTCGCCCGGGAACGACCCGTCGTACGTGTCGGTCCCCCTGCGCGAGCAGTGATCTCCGGCCGCCGCCGGACGAGCATGGCCCGTGTGAACCGCCGCCTTCGTCACGGCTTCGGAGCCGTGGGTGGCTCCCCACCCGGCAGCGGCGCCCCAGGGCCGGGCGCGGCGACAGCCACGGCCTCGGTCTTGGGACTGCGCTGCTCCCGGCGGGACACCCAGACGGCGAACCACGAGAGCAGCATGCACATCCCGATGTAGATCGGCGAGATCACCATCACCACGGGGATGAACGGCAAATCGTAGTCGAGGTTCGAGGCGATGAGCTTCCCGGCATGGAGGAACTCCTCGTAGGTGATGAGGAAGCCCAGCGAGGTGTCCTTCAGCGCGACGACCAACTGGCTGATGATCGCAGGCAACATGGCGCGTACGGCCTGCGGTACGAGGACGTAGGACATGACCTGGGTTTTCCTCATGCCGAGAGCGAACGCGGCCTCGCCCTGACCACGTTCCACGGAGTTCACCCCGGAGCGGAAGACCTCGGCGAGCACCGAGCCGTTGTAGAGGGTCAGTCCGGCGACGAGGGCGGGCAGCGGCTGCACCTTGAGCGCCACGAAGATGAAGAAGATCATCACCAGGACGGGCATCGCCCGGAAGAACTCCACGAGGAGCGTCGCCAGCCAGCGCACCGGCGCGTGGTCGGAGAGGCGTCCGGCGGCCAGCACTCCGCCGAGGGCGAGGGAGAGCACGGCGGCCATGCCGAACGCCTTGAGGGTGTTGCCGAGCCCGCGCAGCAGCAGTTCCTGGATGCCCTTGTACTCGAACGGCATCCACTTGGTGGCGGTGAACTGGCCGGTGGAGAAGAGGAGGTAGAGGAGCCAGGCGACCAGGCCCAGCAGGACGGCGGTGGACAGCGCCGCGTACAGCGCGTGGCGTCGGCGGGTGCCGGGGCCGGGGACGTCGTAGAGCGCGGTGGTCTCGGCGGTCATCGGGCCACTCCCCACTTGCGTTCCAGCAGGTTGAACAGGGCGCTGATGGCGAGCGTGATGATCAGGTAGCCGACGGCGATCCAGAAGAAGGTCCAGATGATGTTGTAGCCCAGTTCGCTCAACGTCTTGTAGGTGCCCAGCAGTTCGGTGACGCTGAAGGCGCCGGCGATGGCGGAGTTCTTGGCCAGCGCGATCAGGGTGGAGCCGACGGGCGGGATCACCGAGCGGAACGCCTGCGGGAGGACGACCACGCTGAGCGTCTGCGAGAAGGTCATGCCGAGGCTGCGGGCGGCCTCGCCCTGGCCCCTGGGCACGGTGTTGATGCCGGAGCGAAGCGCCTCGCAGATGAACGCGGAGGTGTAGCAGCCGAGCGCGAGGACGGCGAACGCCTGGAAGGGCAGGACGAGTCCGAACCGGGGCAGCCCGAGCAGCACCGCGAAGAACAGCAGGGTGAGCGGGGTGTTGCGCAGCACGGTCACCCACACCGTGCCGAAGACGCGCAGCGAGGCCACGGGCGCGACCCGGAAGGACGCCATCAGGAAGCCGAGCGCGAGGGCCAGCAGGGAGGCGTAGACGGTCAGTTCGACCGTGCCGAGGAATCCCTCGGCGTAGACGGCGAAGTTGTCTGTCAGTACGTTCATGGCGTCCTTCCGTCAGCTCGCCGGGTAGCGGTCGATCGGCGGGGGCTTCGGTGCGGGCACGCCGGACAGGCCGAGCGTGGCGTCGTACGCCTTCTTCCAGTCGCCGTCCTTCTCGCGGGCGGCGAGGGCGTCGTCGAGCGCGAAGCGCAGGGCGTTGTCGTTGCGCGGGACGCCGATGCCGTACGGCTCCTTCGAGAACGGTTTGCCGACGACCTTGAGTTCGTCGGGGGCCTTGGCGGCGTAGCCGATCAGGATGGCGTCGTCGGTGGTGACCGCGTCGACCTGGTAGGTGAGGAGGTTGTCGACGCAGACCGAGTAGGTGTCGTAGGCGACCAGGACGGCCTTCGGGAACTCGTCCTTGATGCGCTGGTACGGGGTCGAACCGGCCGCCGAGCAGACGCGTTTGCCGTCGAGGTCCTCGGGTCCGTTGATGTCGTCGGTGTCCTTGCGGACGAGCAGGGACTGGCCGGCCATGTAGTAGGGGCCCGCGAAGCCGACGAGCTTCTTGCGGTTGGGGTTGATGGTGTAGGTGCCGACGTAGTAGTCGATCTGGCCGTTCTGCAGGGCCGTCTCGCGGTTGGCGGAGGCGATCGTGCGGAAGCGGACGGAGTCGCCGGGCAGACCGAGGGAGGCGGAGAGCATCTTGGCGATCTCGATGTCGAAGCCGGAGTACCGGCCGGTCGCCGGGTCCTTCTCGCCGAGGTAGGGCTGGTCCTCCTTGGCGCCCACGACGAAGTGGCCGCGCTTCTTGGCGCGGGCCCAGGTCGGGGAGCCGGGGAGGCTGAAGTCTCGGTCCACCGAGTAGTGCGGGAGCTGGTCGGGGGCGGGGCCCTTGGTGGGCGGGCTGCCGTCCTTGCCGCAGGCGGCGGCGAGCAGGACGAGCGAGGTCAGCAGGGGCGCGAGCAGGCCGACGGCGCGGGGCGCGCGGGTGTGGCGGAACATGGGTCGCACTCCCCCGGTCAGTGCTTGAGGATCTTGGAAAGGAAGTCCTTGGCGCGTTCGCTGCGCGGGGCGGTGAAGAACTCCTCGGGACTGCGGTCCTCCACGATCCGGCCGTCGGCCATGAAGACGACGCGGTTGGCGGCGGAGCGGGCGAAGCCCATCTCGTGGGTGACGACGATCATGGTCATGCCCTCGCGGGCGAGCTGCTGCATGACCTCGAGCACCTCGTTGATCATCTCGGGGTCGAGCGCGGAGGTGGGCTCGTCGAAGAGCAGCGCCTTGGGGTCCATGGCGAGGGCGCGGGCGATGGCCACGCGCTGCTGCTGGCCGCCGGAGAGCTGGGCGGGGTACTTGTCCGCGTGGGCCGAGAGGCCGACCCTGTCCAGGAGTTCACGGGAGCGGCGGTCGGCCTCGGCCTTCTTGCGGCCGCGCACCTTGGTCTGCGCGAGGGAGACGTTCTCCAGGACCGTCTTGTGGGCGAAGAGGTTGAACGACTGGAAGACCATGCCCACTTCGGCCCGCAGCCTGGCGAGCGCCCGGCCCTCCTCGGGAAGCGGCCGGCCGTCGAGCGTGATCGTGCCCGACTCGATGGTCTCCAGCCGGTTGATGGCCCGGCACAGCGTCGACTTGCCCGACCCGGAGGGGCCGATGACCACGACCACCTCCCCCTTGCCGACGGTCAGGTCGATGTCCTGCAGGACATGCAGCTCCCCGAAGTGTTTGTTGACGTCACGCAGTTCGATCAACGGATCGACGGCCATCCGCAGCCCTACTCACTCTCGCCGAGTCGTAGTGGCCGAAACTATCCAGACCGTGCCGGAGCGTGCGGACGACACGCACTTGGTGGCATTAGCCGTATTTAAGCCCCAGTTGTGCGGCGCGGGGATGTGCGGGGGTCAGGGTTCGGCGATCTCCGCGTACGACTGGGACAGTTCAGGAAGGCCGCTCGCGGCCCACTGACGGCCTGACTCGGCGACCTCCACCTCCCGGCCGGAGGCGAGCCGCAGGACGGGCTCTCCGTCCCGTCTGATGCGCCAGGAGGCGCCGGTTACGGTGCGGACGACGACGGTGCCGAGGTAGAGCCCGGCGTCGTTGCCGAGCCAGGGCAGCACCTCGGGGTCGTCCCGCCAGCGGGGGACGAGCTGGTCGAGGGCCTCCAGGGAGGCCGGGGTGTCGTCCAGGCGGACGCCCGCCCGGGCCGCCTGGGAGCGCAGCAGCTCGCACTCGGAGAGCAGGGCGGCGATGGCCTCGGGGTCGGCCGGGAGCGCCGCGTCACCGCTCTTGCCGCGCCGGTGGCCCAGGAACGGGATGTTCATGGGCCAAGCCTGGCATCACACGTCGAGGTCGACCACCACCGGCGCGTGATCGGACGCGCCCTTGCCCTTGCGCTCCTCGCGGTCGACGTAGGCGTCCTTGACGGCTCCGGCGAACGGGCCGTTGCCGTACACCAGGTCGATGCGCATGCCACGGTTCTTGGGGAAGCAGAGCTGGCGGTAGTCCCAGTACGTGTACGGGTGGGCGTACTTCAGCGGGCGGGGCACCACGTCGCTCAGGCCGGTCTCGCGCAGGGAGGCGAGCGCGGCGCGCTCGGCGGGGGTGACGTGGGTGGCGCCCTCGAAGGCGACGCGGTCGTACACGTCGTCGTCGGCCGGGGCGATGTTGTAGTCACCGAGGACGGCGAAGGGGCGGCCGCCCGCCGCGTCGCCGGCGACGGCGGTCTTCAGCGCCTCGAGCCACTGGAGCTTGTACGCGTAGTGCGGGTGCTCCACCTCGCGGCCGTTGGGGACGTACACCGACCAGACGCGGACCGGGCCGCAGGTGGCCGACACGGCGCGGGGCTCCTGGGCGCCCTCGTAGCCGGGGTCGCCGGGCAGGCCCTTGACCACGTCCTCCAGCCCCACGCGGGAGAGCACCGCCACGCCGTTCCACCGGCCGGTGGCGTGGACCGCCGACTCGTAGCCCAGCTCGCGCAGGGCCTCGACCGGGAACTGCGCCTCGGCGACCTTGGCCTCCTGGAGGCAGAGCACGTCGGTGCCGCTGCTCTCCAGCCAGGCGAGCAGCCGCGGCAGGCGGGCGGTGATCGAGTTCACGTTCCAGGTGGCGATACGCATGTCCCTCAACCTACCCGCCGGGTCCGACAACGGGCCTCACAGCTCGGCGGAGGCCCCCGGTGCCAGGCGCAGGTGCTCGGCGTCGGCCAGGGCGCCGATCTGGCGGTCGTAGATCGGCCGGGCCAGGTCGGTGAGGAGGGCGTCGTGGACGTCGTAGGCCCGCCGGGGCTTGACCTCGCGGACGTACTCGATCACTTCGGAGATCTTGTTCCAGGGGGCCATCACCGGGAGCATCAGCGTCTCCACCGGCTGGTCGGGGACGGTGAGGGCGTCGCCGGGGTGGAAGACCTTGCCGCCGTCGACGAGGTAGCCGACGTTGGTGATGCGCGGGATGTCCGGGTGGATGACGGCGTGCAGCTCGCCGTGGACCTGCACGTCGAAGCCGGCGGCGGTGAAGCTGTCGCCGTGTCCGACGGTGTGCACCCGGCCGGGGAACGCGGCCGTGAGCTGGTCGGCGACCGACCTGAGGGTCCAGATCGCGGCTTCCGGGTTCGCCTCCAGCGCGGTGCGCAGCCGGCCCTCGTCGAAGTGGTCCGGGTGTTCGTGGGTGACGAGGACGACGTCCGCGCCGAGTGCCGCGTCCGGCTCGCTGAACCCGCCGGGGTCGATGACGAGCGTCCGGCCGTCCTTCTCCAGGCGGACGCAGGAGTGGGACTTCTTGGTGAACTTCATGGCTCCCCGTCCTGCCGGTTCGGCTGCGGTCGCTTCCATCGTGCCGCGTCCAGCGGCCGGGGACTCACTCGGCGGGCGTGGTCTCCTCGCGGATGACCCGCTGGGCCACCCGGAAGGCGCTGTTCGCCGCCGGGACGCCGCAGTAGACGGCGGCCTGGAGCAGCACCTCCTTGATCTCCTGCGGGGTGAGTCCGTTGCGGAGCGCGGCGCGGGTGTGGACGGCCAGGTCGTCCAGGTGGCCGCCCGCGACCAGCGCGGTGAGCGTGACGCAGCTACGGGACTTGCGGTCCAGGCCCGGCCGGTCCCACACCTCGCCCCAGGCGTAGCGGGTGACGAGCTCCTCGAAGTCGCCGGAGAACTCGTCGGCCCGCGCGAGGACGCCCTCGACGTGCGCGTCGCCCAGCACCTCGCGGCGGATCTTCAGGCCCGTCTCGTAGCGGTCCGGCGGCGCGACCGGCTGCGGCGGCTCGGCGGCGGTCGCGATCTCGGCGACCGGCGCGGTGCGCGGCGGCACGACGGGAACGGGGGCAGGGGTGGGCATCGCCACGGGGGCCGGGGCGGCCGGGGCCTGCGTGACCGGGGCGGCGGCCGGGAGTGCGGCCTGGCCGGTGTCGAAGGTCTGCTGCCAGGCGGTGGAGAAGTGCCGGACGAGGAGATCGGTGACCGCGGCGGGCTGCTCGACGGGCACCAGATGGGAGGCGCCGGGTACGACCGCGAGCCGGGCGTCCGGGATCCCGGCGACCAGGGTGCGGGCCTCGGCGGGGCCGGTGACCTGGTCCTCGGAGCCGACCAGCACGAGCGCGGGCACCCCGATACGGCCCAGCTCCGGGCGCACGTCGAAGGCGGCGAGCGCCTCGCAGGCGGCGATGTAGCAGCCGGGGTCGGTGGTGCGCACCATCTGCACCGCCCACTCGGTGATCGCGGGCTGGGCGGCGGCGAAGCCTTGCGTGAACCAGCGGTCGGGGGCGCTTCGCGCGATCGGGTCGAGGCCGTTCGTGCGTACGATCACGCCACGTTGACGGAACTCGTCGGGGGTGCCGAACCGGGGCGAGGCGGCGACCAGCGCGAGCGAGGCGAGGCGCTCGGGGTGGCGCAGGGCCAGCTCGATGCCGACGGCGCCGCCGAGGGCGCAGCCCGCGTAGCCGAAGCGCTGCACGCCGAGACTGTCCAGGGTGGCCAGCAGGCGCGTGGCCAGCTCCGCGACCGAACCGGCCGGGTGGGCGGGGGCGCCGCCGTGGCCCGGCAGATCGAAGCGCAGGACCCGCCACTGCTTGACCAGTTCCGGAACCTGGCGGTCGAACATGTGCCAGGTCGTGCCGAGGGAAGGGCCCAGGATGAGCACGGGGGCGTCTTCCGGGCCGTCGAACCGGTACTGAAGGGTGGGGGTCTTCTTCTCACTCACCGCACCACGCTAACCGCCCGGACGGCCTCGCCGGGCCGGGGGGCCCGGTGACCGGCTCGGGGCTCCCCGGAAAGCCCGGGGAACTCTCACACGGTCTTCACGGCGTGCCTTCGGCGCTCAGAGCGAGTCCGGTATGTCCAAGGTGGTGAGGGCGGAGACCGGGTCGAGGTCGGGGGTACCCCGGGGCCACCAGTCCTCCTGGCCGGGCTCCGACTCGTACGCGTACCACAAGCCGTCCTGGCCCAGCCGGAGTTGGGCGTGGCCCGCCGGGTGGGTGAGGTGGTTGCGCCAGGGACGGAACGCGGGCAGGTCGGCGGCGAGCAGCAGCGGGCGCGCGCGGTCGAAGCGGCCCGCGGGCGGGTCCCAGGGCTCCTCGAGCACTCTCAGCCCGGCGAAGCCGCCCTGCCGCCAGGCGGCGACCGCGCGGGCCAGCTCGGCGGGGGTGCGCCGCACGGCGGCGGCCAGGGTGGCGTACAGGCTGCGGGTGGTGGCGGTCAGGCCGGAGCCGGGCCGGGCGGCCGCGAGGCGCACGGCGTCCTGCCACAGCGTCAGTCCGCCCACCGGGTCGCGGCCGGTGGTGAGCAGGGCGTGCGCGCGGGCGGCCGCGTCGGTGGCCAACTGGTCCAGCGCGAACGGGTCGGGACCGCCGGGCGCCGCCGGGTACGCCGGAGGCGCCTCGGGGTGAACGGGCGCGGGCAGCGGTGCCGGCAGCGGCGGGAGCGGGCGCCCCGCGAGCGCCTCCGAGGCCCTCACCCCGGGCAGCGCGGCCGGGCCCCGCTCCCGCGCGGCACGGGCCGCGTCGGCGGCGCTGCGCCGGGCGAGGGCGTCCAGCAGGTCCCGCTCGCCCCGGCCGCGCAGCAGAAGCAGCACGAACGGGTCGGCGTCCAGCAGGCGGGCCGTCTGGTAGCAGAGCGCGGCCGCGTGTTTGCAGGGGCGGCCGGAGTCGGGGCAACTGCAGTGCGAGGTGAGGTCGCCGGGGCCGGGCAGCAGGGGGACCCCGCAGTCGGCCAGGGTGTGCGGCAGCTCCTTGTCGAGCAGCGCGGCGATGTCCGCGGGGCTGTCCACCGCCGCTTCCAGGAAGCGCTCCCAGTCCTCGTCACCCAGCGTCCGCAGCCGCAACTGCACCCGGTACGGCCGTGGACGGCTCCCCCGTACGTACGCCAGCACGAGGCCCGGTGTCACGGTGATCGCGTCGACGTTGCCCGCGTCGGCGTAACCGCGCCCTCGGCCCAGCCGGTTGACGTCCAGCGCGGTGTGCTCCAGCGCGTCGACCCATGCCTGACCCCACCAGGTGGTGGCGAACTCGTGGTGCGCCTCGGGGCGGGGGGTGAACGGGGGGAAGGTGCGGCGGAGTTCGTTGTCGCGGTGGGGGGTGGCCATGGAGGAGGGGATGTGTGGGGGTGCGGGGTGCGGATGGGCGCCGGTGCTGGTCCGGGAAGGGATCCGCTCGTGCTCGGCGGGCTCCGGGGAGGCGGGCGTCGGCGCGTGCTCGGTGGGGGGCTCCGGCGTGGGGTGGTCCGCGGCCGGGCCCGGTTCCGGGGTGGTGGGGGCTTCGCCCGGCGGGGTGCGGTCCTGGTCCCGCGGGATCGCCGGGGCGGCCTTCAGCAGGGCGGCCATGCCGACGGGCTCGGGGCTGTCGTGCTGCGGCTGGGCTTCAGCGCCCTCGGGGTCGTCGGCCCACTCGGGCATACGGAAGGCGTTGCTGAGGAAGGCCCGCATGTCGCGGGCGACTTGGGCATGGGCGGAGCGCCCGGAGCCCTCGGCGGGCGCGGGTACGGGACGTGGCGTGGTCCGACGGGGGCGCCGCTCGGCTTCCCGCCGGGCGGCACGGAGCGCCTCGCGGGCGACGTCGGCCGGGCGAGGGCCGGCCGTGGTGGGCTCCTCGGTGGTCGGCGGAGGGTCGGCCGACATGGGCAGGCCATCGGACTCGGCATCCGAGTCGAAGTCCGCTTCCGCCCCCTCACGCCGGGCCGCGACAGCGGCCCGCAGAGCCGCCCGAGCGACCTCACCGGGCCGAGCCTCGGCTCCGGCGGCCTCCTGGGACGCGACGCCATCCGCCTCGGGAGCACCCCGCAGCGCGGCACGCGCCGCCCCGCCGGGCCGGTGCTTAGCCTCTTGCGCTTCGGCCGGCGCGGACCCTCCCTCGGCCAGCTCCCCCACGCGGTCTCCATGAGCCGCGTCAGGCGCAGCCGCCGTGCCGGACGACGCAGCCCCTTCCGCACCGCGTTCCCCGCCGGAGGCGCCCGCCCGAGCCGCGCGCAGCGCCTCTCGGGCTGCCTCCGCCGGACTGCTCTCCCCGGAACTCACACCGGCCTCCTCAGGGACACGAGGTCGGTCAGTTCGCGGTCGGTCAGCTCGGTCAGGGCGGCCTCGCCGGAGCCGAGGACGGCGTCGGCCAGGGCCCGCTTGGCGGTGAGCATCTCGGCGATGCGGTCCTCGACGGTGCCCTCGGTGACGAGGCGGTGGACCTGGACGGGCTGGGTCTGGCCGATCCGGTAGGCGCGGTCGGTGGCCTGTTCCTCGACGGCGGGGTTCCACCAGCGGTCGAAGTGGACGACGTGTCCCGCGCGGGTGAGGTTCAGGCCGGTGCCCGCCGCCTTGAGGGAGAGCACCAGGACGGGGATCTCGCCGGCCTGGAAGCGGTCGACCATCCGCTCCCGCTCGGGCACCGGGGTGCCTCCGTGCAGGAGGTCGACGGGGATCGCGCGGTCGGCGAGGTGGGCGGTGATGAGCCGGGCCATGCCGACGTACTGGGTGAAGACCAGCACCGAGCCGTCCTCGGCGAGCACGGTGTCCAGCAGCTCGTCCAGCAGGGCGAGCTTGCCGGAGCGGGCGGAGAGCCGGTCCGGGCGGGACGGCTCCTCCTTGAGGTAGAGCGCCGGGTGGTCGCAGATCTGCTTGAGGGCGCCGAGCAGCTTGAGGACCAGGCCCCGGCGGGCGATGCCGTCCGCTTCCTCGATGGCGAGCATCGACTCGCGCACCACCGCCTCGTACAGCGCGGCCTGTTCACGGCTGAGCGGGACGGGGTGGTCGGTCTCGGTCTTGGGCGGCAGTTCGGGCACGATGCCGGGGTCGGACTTCTTGCGGCGCAGCATGAACGGCCGCACCAGCCGGGCCAGCCGCTCCACCGCCTCGGCGTCCTCGCCGTTCTCCACCGCGCGCGCGTGCCGGGCGCGGAAGGACTTCAGGGGGCCGAGCAGGCCGGGGGTGGTCCAGTCGAGCAGGGCCCATAGCTCGGAGAGGTTGTTCTCGACCGGGGTGCCGGTGAGCGCCACCCGCGCGGGGGTCCTGATCGTGCGCAGCGCCTTCGCGGTGGCGGAGTACGGGTTCTTCACGTGCTGGGCCTCGTCGGCGACGACCATGCCCCAGGGCCGCTCGGCGAGCTGGGCGGCGGCGGAGCGCATGGTGCCGTAGGTGGTGAGGACGAAGCCGCCGGTGACGCCGTCGAGGGTGCGGTCGGCGCCGTGGAAGCGGCGGACGGGGACGCCGGGCGCGAACCGCTCGATCTCCCGCTGCCAGTTGCCCAGCAGGGAGGCGGGGCAGACCACGAGGGTCGGCTCGGTGCGGGCGCGCTCGAGGTGCAGGGCGATGAGGGTGATCGTCTTGCCGAGGCCCATGTCGTCGGCGAGACAGCCGCCGAGGCCGAGGGAGGTCATGAGGTCCAGCCAGGCGAGCCCGCGCAACTGGTAGTCGCGCAGGGTCGCGTCGAGACCGGCGGGGGGCTCGGCCGGGGCGATGCCCGCCGTGAGCCGGTCGCGCAGGGCGGCCAGCGCCCCCGTCGGGACGGCTTCGACGCTCTCCCCGTCGACCTCGGCGGTGCCGGTGAGGGCGACGGCGAGCGCGTCGACGGGGTCGAGCAGGCCCAGCTCGCGCTTGCGGGCCTTGCGGACCAGGGCCGGGTCGACCAGTACCCAGCGGTCGCGGAGCCGGACGACGGGGCGGTG is from Streptomyces seoulensis and encodes:
- a CDS encoding YrhB domain-containing protein, coding for MIELDAAVRIVEEELEREYRRKSALGRQPPNLVVSRAVRHELAWIVSVATAEYLRTRDPALLLVGAGPYLVDRMDGGLHSVGAVSWASGAWETDYRVRIRGEVVRTAVDELHDEVRAAVAEKGRLPAMRLLRQRVPVLALSQAAAYVTGLGEGAAPAGLVAVVTRELVPPVDPVMAVDTIRAG
- a CDS encoding CocE/NonD family hydrolase; the encoded protein is MAPTRKPLRTCAVGALSAALVAGAVVGLAPVAQAAPAVRFVDIPGDGGTVLKANVVTPAGAGSHPLLVLPTSWGLPQVEYLAQARKLADSGYVVLTYNVRGFWQSGGEIEVAGPPDLADASKVIDWALANTPSDPDRIGMAGVSYGAGISLLAAAHDKRIRAVAALSGWADLIGSIYSGRTQHVQAGALLDGAGLVTGRESAELRKIFDSFYASDLADEQSLIDWGERRSPLTYLDRLNANKPAVMLANAWSDSVFPANQYASFYEKLSGPKRLQLRPGDHATPELTGLFGLPNDVWQDTGRWFDHYLRGVDNGVDREQPVQLRSRGGGGYEGYPDWKSVAATDRKIALAGSTTIHANVDSGADGGIVLLSGLLDQVTKLPPMASVPLLPRRWAAVWQSERYAAPQRVRGTARLHTTLTPTAESGTFVAYLYDVGPLGIGKLVTHAPLTWHGRTPGEPFGVDLDLFSTAYDVPAGHRLALVADTVDPLYIEHNPSGARLTFSSPGNDPSYVSVPLREQ
- a CDS encoding amino acid ABC transporter permease gives rise to the protein MTAETTALYDVPGPGTRRRHALYAALSTAVLLGLVAWLLYLLFSTGQFTATKWMPFEYKGIQELLLRGLGNTLKAFGMAAVLSLALGGVLAAGRLSDHAPVRWLATLLVEFFRAMPVLVMIFFIFVALKVQPLPALVAGLTLYNGSVLAEVFRSGVNSVERGQGEAAFALGMRKTQVMSYVLVPQAVRAMLPAIISQLVVALKDTSLGFLITYEEFLHAGKLIASNLDYDLPFIPVVMVISPIYIGMCMLLSWFAVWVSRREQRSPKTEAVAVAAPGPGAPLPGGEPPTAPKP
- a CDS encoding amino acid ABC transporter permease, with protein sequence MNVLTDNFAVYAEGFLGTVELTVYASLLALALGFLMASFRVAPVASLRVFGTVWVTVLRNTPLTLLFFAVLLGLPRFGLVLPFQAFAVLALGCYTSAFICEALRSGINTVPRGQGEAARSLGMTFSQTLSVVVLPQAFRSVIPPVGSTLIALAKNSAIAGAFSVTELLGTYKTLSELGYNIIWTFFWIAVGYLIITLAISALFNLLERKWGVAR
- a CDS encoding glutamate ABC transporter substrate-binding protein, encoding MFRHTRAPRAVGLLAPLLTSLVLLAAACGKDGSPPTKGPAPDQLPHYSVDRDFSLPGSPTWARAKKRGHFVVGAKEDQPYLGEKDPATGRYSGFDIEIAKMLSASLGLPGDSVRFRTIASANRETALQNGQIDYYVGTYTINPNRKKLVGFAGPYYMAGQSLLVRKDTDDINGPEDLDGKRVCSAAGSTPYQRIKDEFPKAVLVAYDTYSVCVDNLLTYQVDAVTTDDAILIGYAAKAPDELKVVGKPFSKEPYGIGVPRNDNALRFALDDALAAREKDGDWKKAYDATLGLSGVPAPKPPPIDRYPAS
- a CDS encoding amino acid ABC transporter ATP-binding protein; amino-acid sequence: MAVDPLIELRDVNKHFGELHVLQDIDLTVGKGEVVVVIGPSGSGKSTLCRAINRLETIESGTITLDGRPLPEEGRALARLRAEVGMVFQSFNLFAHKTVLENVSLAQTKVRGRKKAEADRRSRELLDRVGLSAHADKYPAQLSGGQQQRVAIARALAMDPKALLFDEPTSALDPEMINEVLEVMQQLAREGMTMIVVTHEMGFARSAANRVVFMADGRIVEDRSPEEFFTAPRSERAKDFLSKILKH
- a CDS encoding DUF6278 family protein; its protein translation is MNIPFLGHRRGKSGDAALPADPEAIAALLSECELLRSQAARAGVRLDDTPASLEALDQLVPRWRDDPEVLPWLGNDAGLYLGTVVVRTVTGASWRIRRDGEPVLRLASGREVEVAESGRQWAASGLPELSQSYAEIAEP